A portion of the Oryzias melastigma strain HK-1 linkage group LG1, ASM292280v2, whole genome shotgun sequence genome contains these proteins:
- the LOC112156957 gene encoding solute carrier family 22 member 7: MKFENVLEEINGFGKFQIMIIGINFLSRFALPCHFMMSNFVAAVPAHHCDFRSYDDEGIFKNLSWEEKLLVSIPVQQDGTPSSCQMFVEPQYHLLLPRSPNVTETLTVPCRNGWVYDDTVFKSTITSEWDLVCDKRDKNKAAATIFFVGVMFGAVFFGSLSDRFGRRIMLLVSYISALIFAVASAFSTTYVMFAVLRFFTGFCITGIIIVSAVLSVEWVDVKHRKLVGVTDSFSWSIWNCVFPGIAYYVTDWRWLILSVSSPLILNIITWRWMPESARWLIAKGKFEEAQIYLKKCAKMNGAEESSHFLNIETLSTIVETKKADQTYSYIDLIRTPKMRKIALSTGVLWFCLASSYYGISFNITGLGLSIYLTQFVYSLIELPAKGTVYYLLDKIGRRPTQMGALLCAAICLGINLIMPKDYSVPRTVVAVIGKGFSSASFSTVVLYCSELYPTVLRQNGFGYNSFMGRLGVAVAPFILLLDEVWEKLPQLVLCLLALTGGLVARMLPETRNRFLPETIEDIEQRWKNKKPLT; encoded by the exons ATGAAGTTCGAGAATGTCCTTGAAGAAATCAATGGATTTGGAAAATTTCAGATCATGATCATTGGAATCAACTTCCTTAGTCGCTTCGCTTTGCCCTGCCACTTCATGATGAGCAATTTTGTAGCGGCTGTTCCAGCTCATCACTGTGACTTTAGATCTTATGACGATGAAGGTATTTTTAAGAACTTATCTTGGGAAGAGAAGCTCCTTGTCAGTATTCCAGTTCAGCAGGATGGCACTCCAAGTTCCTGTCAGATGTTTGTGGAGCCTCAGTATCATTTGTTGCTGCCAAGATCTCCCAACGTCACTGAAACGCTAACTGTACCATGCCGTAATGGATGGGTATATGACGACACAGTGTTCAAATCTACAATAACATCTGAG TGGGATCTGGTGTGTGACAAGCgggacaaaaacaaagcagctgCCACTATCTTTTTTGTTGGAGTCATGTTTGGAGCTGTGTTCTTTGGAAGTCTGAGTGACAG GTTTGGCCGGAGGATCATGCTGCTGGTGTCCTACATATCTGCTCTGATCTTTGCTGTTGCAAGTGCTTTTTCCACGACGTACGTGATGTTTGCAGTTCTGAGGTTCTTCACTGGGTTCTGCATTACAGGCATCATTATCGTCTCAGCAGTCCTCA GTGTAGAGTGGGTGGATGTCAAGCACAGGAAGTTGGTAGGAGTGACTGATAGCTTTTCCTGGTCAATATGGAACTGTGTATTTCCAGGTATTGCCTACTATGTGACTGACTGGCGATGGCTGATTCTCAGTGTTTCCTCACCATTAATCTTGAATATCATCACTTGGAG ATGGATGCCTGAGTCAGCTAGATGGCTTATTGCCAAAGGGAAGTTTGAAGAAGCTCAGATATATCTGAAGAAATGTGCCAAGATGAATGGAGCAGAAGAGTCAAGTCACTTCCTGAATATAGAG ACACTATCAACGATTGTCGAGACAAAGAAAGCAGATCAAACCTATTCCTACATCGACTTGATAAGGACACCCAAAATGAGAAAGATTGCCTTAAGTACTGGTGTATTGTG GTTCTGTTTGGCATCCTCATATTATGGCATCAGCTTCAACATCACAGGCCTTGGCCTCAGCATCTACCTCACTCAGtttgtttattctttaattGAACTCCCAGCCAAAGGGACAGTTTACTACTTACTGGATAAGATTGGCAGACGACCCACTCAGATGGGAGCTCTGCTGTGTGCCGCCATCTGTCTTGGAATCAACCTGATCATGCCGAAAG ACTATTCTGTCCCCAGAACAGTTGTAGCGGTTATTGGGAAAGGGTTCTCCTCAGCCTCCTTTTCAACCGTTGTGCTGTACTGCTCTGAGCTCTACCCCACTGTGCTGAG GCAGAATGGCTTTGGCTACAACTCGTTCATGGGTCGGCTTGGTGTGGCGGTGGCCCCTTTCATCCTCCTGCTTGATGAGGTCTGGGAGAAGCTCCCACAGCTGGTCTTGTGTCTTCTGGCTCTAACAGGAGGACTGGTGGCGAGGATGCTTCCAGAGACACGCAACAGGTTCCTGCCTGAAACCATAGAGGACATAGAACAGAGGTGGAAGAACAAGAAGCCTCTGACATGA
- the LOC112157250 gene encoding pre-mRNA-splicing factor ATP-dependent RNA helicase DHX15, whose amino-acid sequence MSKRHRLDLGDDYSSSKKRSDGRDRDRDRDREDRSRDRDRDRDRDRDRDRDSKPSAAVSNSTTPVASVPTVKQMPMNQQINPFTNLPHTPRFYEILKKRLQLPVWEYKESFTNIITRQQSFVLVGETGSGKTTQIPQWCVDMVRGLPGPKRAVACTQPRRVAAMSVAQRVADEMDVMLGQEVGYSIRFEDCSSAKTILKYMTDGMLLREAMNDPLLERYGVIILDEAHERTLATDILMGVLKEVVRQRSDLKVIVMSATLDAGKFQVYFDNCPLLTIPGRTHPVEIFYTPEPERDYLEAAIRTVIQIHMCEEEEGDCLLFLTGQEEIDEACKRIKREVDDLGPEVGDIKIIPLYSTLPPQQQQRIFEPPPPRKPNGAIGRKVVVSTNIAETSLTIDGVVFVIDPGFAKQKVYNPRIRVESLLVTAISKASAQQRAGRAGRTRPGKCFRLYTEKAYKTEMQDNTYPEILRSNLGSVVLQLKKLGIDDLVHFDFMDPPAPETLMRALELLNYLAALNDDGDLTELGSMMAEFPLDPQLAKMVIASCEFNCSNEILSITAMLSVPQCFVRPTEAKKAADESKMRFAHIDGDHLTLLNVYHAFKQNHESNQWCYDNFVNYRSLMSADNVRQQLSRIMDRFNLPRRSTEFTSRDYYINIRRALCTGFFMQVAHLERTGHYLTVKDNQVVQLHPSTVLDHKPEWVLYNEFVLTTKNYIRTCTDIKPEWLVKIAPQYYDMSNFPQCEAKRQLERIIAKLESKEYSQY is encoded by the exons ATGTCTAAAAGACATCGCTTGGATTTGGGCGATGATTACTCTTCCAGTAAGAAGAGGTCTGACGG GAGGGATCGAGATCGGGACAGGGACCGCGAGGACCGCTCCAGGGACAGGGACAGAGATAGAGACCGGGACAGAGACCGGGATAGAGACTCCAAGCCCTCTGCTGCAGTCTCTAACAGTACGACACCTGTAGCCAGCGTACCCACTGTCAAGCAGATGCCTATGAATCAGCAGATCAACCCTTTCACCAACTTACCACACACGCCGCGTTTCTACGAGATCTTAAAGAAGAGGTTACAACTTCCAGTGTGGGAGTATAAGGAGAGCTTCACCAACATCATCACACGTCAACAAAGCTTTGTCCTCGTAGGAGAGACGGGCTCTGGAAAAACCACACAG ATCCCTCAGTGGTGTGTGGACATGGTTCGGGGTTTGCCTGGTCCCAAGCGAGCTGTAGCCTGTACCCAGCCGAGGAGAGTGGCTGCCATGAGCGTCGCTCAAAGAGTGGCAGATGAAATGGATGTTATGCTTGGACAAGAAGTCGGCTATTCCATCAGATTTGAGGATTGTAGCTCTGCTAAAACGATACTAAA ATACATGACAGATGGTATGTTACTGAGAGAAGCTATGAATGACCCTCTGCTGGAGCGATACGGCGTGATCATTCTGGACGAGGCCCACGAGCGAACTCTTGCTACAGATATCCTGATGGGAGTGCTGAAAGAAGTGGTCCGTCAACGATCTGACCTGAAG GTGATTGTCATGAGCGCCACTCTGGATGCCGGGAAGTTCCAAGTATACTTTGACAACTGTCCTCTGTTAACAATTCCTGGACGCACGCATCCCGTAGAGATCTTTTATACCCCCGAGCCAGAACGGGACTACCTTGAGGCGGCAATCCGCACCGTCATTCAGATTCACATGTGCGAAGAAGAAGAGGGCGACTGTCTTCTGTTTCTCACAGGCCAAGAG GAAATAGACGAGGCCTGCAAGAGGATCAAGCGTGAGGTTGATGACCTGGGTCCTGAAGTCGGGGACATCAAAATCATTCCACTGTATTCCACACTGCCTCCTCAGCAGCAGCAAAGGATCTTTGAGCCGCCTCCTCCAAGGAAACCCAACGGCGCCATTGGCAGAAAG GTTGTGGTGTCAACAAACATCGCTGAGACTTCTTTAACTATTGATGGTGTGGTTTTTGTAATCGATCCCGGATTTGCCAAACAGAAG GTGTACAATCCTCGGATCAGAGTGGAGTCTTTGCTGGTCACTGCCATCAGTAAAGCTTCTGCCCAGCAGAGGGCGGGTCGCGCTGGCAGAACACGTCCAGGGAAATGTTTCCGTCTCTACACGGAGAAGGCCTACAAAACAGAGATGCAG GATAACACATACCCTGAGATTCTTCGGTCCAATCTGGGTTCGGTGgtgctgcagctgaaaaaactgGGCATTGATGACCTTGTTCATTTTGACTTCATGGATCCACCAG CTCCTGAGACCCTCATGAGAGCTCTGGAACTGCTGAACTACCTGGCGGCTCTCAACGATGACGGCGACCTCACCGAGCTGGGCTCCATGATGGCGGAGTTTCCTCTGGACCCTCAGCTTGCAAAGATGGTCATTGCGAGCTGCGAGTTTAACTGCTCCAATGAAATTCTTTCCATCACCGCCATGCTGTCAG TCCCACAGTGCTTTGTCCGTCCTACGGAGGCTAAGAAGGCAGCTGACGAGTCCAAGATGAGGTTTGCTCACATTGATGGAGACCACTTGACGCTGCTCAACGTCTACCATGCCTTCAAACAAA ACCATGAGTCTAACCAGTGGTGCTATGACAACTTTGTCAACTACCGCTCACTGATGTCTGCTGACAACGTGCGTCAGCAGCTGTCGAGGATCATGGACCGCTTTAACCTGCCCAGGCGGAGCACAGAGTTCACCAGCAGAGATTACTACATCAACATCCGGCGTGCTCTCTGCACTGGCTTCTTCATGCAG GTGGCCCATTTGGAACGCACAGGCCATTACCTCACAGTCAAAGATAACCAGGTGGTTCAGCTGCACCCGTCCACTGTCCTGGACCACAAGCCAGAGTGGGTGCTCTACAACGAGTTTGTCCTCACGACCAAGAACTACATCCGCACTTGCACAGACATCAAACCAGAGTG GCTGGTGAAGATTGCACCGCAGTACTACGATATGAGCAACTTTCCACAATGTGAAGCGAAGAGACAACTGGAGCGAATTATTGCCAAATTGGAGAGCAAAGAGTATTCTCAGTACTGA
- the sod3b gene encoding extracellular superoxide dismutase [Cu-Zn], whose protein sequence is MRAHRSVSVLKVALLVWLACSQQCSSTYTDFLPPEFSQHNGTLYAACKVRPSAPLADDLPNVSGQVLFKQDQAEGKLQVLLQLSGFPTNEPSQPRAVHIHQYGDLSQGCTSTGGHYNPYGVHHPNHPGDFGNFVANAGRISDRIESEATLFGGLSVLGRAVVVHETVDDLGQGGDAGSLMHGNAGRRLACCVIGMCSSNLWDEELNTRRK, encoded by the exons ATGCGCGCGCACAG GTCAGTAAGTGTCTTAAAAGTGGCTCTCCTGGTCTGGCTGGCATGCAGTCAACAATGCTCCTCAACGTACACGGATTTTCTCCCACCAGAATTCTCGCAGCACAATGGAACTCTGTATGCCGCCTGCAAAGTGAGACCCAGCGCTCCGCTTGCAGACGACCTGCCTAACGTGTCCGGCCAAGTTTTGTTTAAGCAAGATCAGGCGGAGGGAAAGCTCCAAGTCCTCCTGCAGCTCTCTGGCTTTCCCACAAATGAGCCTTCACAGCCCAGAGCCGTGCACATCCACCAGTATGGAGATCTGAGCCAGGGATGCACTTCCACTGGTGGACACTACAACCCATACGGGGTGCATCACCCCAATCATCCGGGAGACTTTGGTAACTTTGTGGCCAACGCGGGGAGAATCAGTGATCGGATAGAATCTGAAGCAACGCTGTTCGGTGGGCTGTCTGTGCTCGGAAGAGCTGTAGTGGTTCACGAAACGGTCGACGACTTAGGCCAAGGTGGAGATGCAGGGAGTCTGATGCATGGGAATGCAGGAAGAAGGCTGGCCTGCTGTGTTATTGGAATGTGTTCTTCCAACTTATGGGATGAAGAGCTGAACACGAGGAGAAAGTAG
- the ccdc149b gene encoding coiled-coil domain-containing protein 149-B isoform X1, translated as MDPTGKSDGDWQGLLNEFIVCKRKLESKKEALLILSKELDTCQQERDQYKLMANQLRERHQALKKKYRELIDGDLSLPPEKRNQVNLAQLLRDSREKSVQLSEEVKELKQRLAEALGDNKLLRMTITKQRLGDEEIGTRHFPAHEREGLVKQLERAREENEVLEHSVKSLTDELQDVRAERDVFQQKAHRLNVEMNHIVGNDDVRILDIDALCMENRYLHERISQFQEEVNLLKANLIKYKSALESRKNSRINGKPNSSALTGVLSAKQVKELLLSEENGCSLPVTPQSISDLKSLATALLETIHEKNMVIQHQRQINKVLGNRVAELEMKLKTIEVSGLWRLPGLSYNVSLGVYGRGKDGVNSDQVKSSASSGQKDEVSTAERSSEALEDACETEAESGFQANAQSTMETSPQKSLRVSPEEEQQAEIAPPCDVPQDEDCPKETQATKTESDSNVSESQTDTRRLSEDSSAAGEGHEPAEETVESFITNENIYVVSISEEDVH; from the exons ATGGACCCGACCGGGAAGAGCGACGGCGACTGGCAGGGGCTGTTGAACGAG tttatcgTTTGCAAGCGGAAGCTGGAGAGTAAGAAGGAAGCTCTGTTGATTCTGTCCAAAGAGCTGGACACTTGTCAGCAGGAGAGGGATCAGTACAAGCTGATGGCCAACCAGCTGCGGGAGCGACACCAGGCACTCAAGAAGAAGTACAGAGAACTCATT GATGGAGATCTGTCTCTTCCCCCTGAGAAAAGGAATCAA GTAAACTTGGCTCAGCTGTTGAGAGACTCCAGAGAGAAGAGCGTGCAGCTTTCTGAGGAGGTGAAGGAGCTGAAGCAGCGACTGGCAGAAGCTCTGGGGGATAATAAG CTTCTGAGAATGACCATTACCAAACAGAGGCTGGGCGACGAGGAGATCGGCACTCGCCACTTCCCTGCACATGAAAGAGAAGGTCTGGTGAAACAGCTGGAACGAGCCCGAGAGGAG AATGAGGTTCTGGAGCACAGCGTGAAGTCGCTCACGGATGAGCTGCAGGACGTCCGAGCCGAGCGGGACGTGTTTCAGCAGAAAGCTCATCGGCTCAACGTGGAAATGAACCACATCGTGGGAAACGACGACGTCCGGATCCTGGATATAGACGCACTCTGCATGGAGAACag GTATTTGCATGAGAGGATTAGTCAGTTTCAAGAAGAGGTCAACCTTCTCAAAGCAAACCTAATAAAGTACAAG AGTGCATTGGAGAGCAGGAAGAACTCAAGAATCAACGGCAAGCCAAACAGTAGTGCTTTAACTGGAGTGCTTTCAGCTAAACAAG TGAAGGAGCTGTTGCTGTCTGAGGAAAACGGCTGCAGCTTGCCGGTGACTCCTCAGTCCATCTCAGACTTGAAGTCTCTGGCCACGGCTCTCCTGGAAACCATCCACGAGAAGAACATGGTGATCCAACACCAGCGCCAGATAAACAA gGTTCTTGGAAACCGAGTTGCAGAGTTGGAgatgaaactgaaaacaattGAAGTTTCTGGGCTTTGGAGACTTCCAG GCCTGTCTTATAATGTGTCTTTAGGAGTATATGGAA GAGGAAAAGATGGCGTGAACTCTGACCAAGTTAaatcttctgcttcttctggacAGAAAG ATGAAGTTTCCACCGCAGAGCGCTCCTCTGAAGCTCTGGAGGACGCCTGTGAAACGGAAGCAGAGTCTGGTTTTCAGGCAAACGCACAATCCACGATGGAAACGTCTCCCCAGAAAAGTTTACGGGTGTCACCTGAAGAAGAACAACAAGCAGAAATTGCTCCTCCATGTGACGTGCCACAAGATGAAGACTGTCCTAAAGAAACTCAagctacaaaaacagaaagtgacTCGAATGTGAGCGAGTCCCAGACAGATACCAGACGACTCTCGGAGGACTCTTCAGCAGCAGGAGAGGGTCATGAGCCAGCAGAGGAAACCGTGGAGTCTTTtataacaaatgaaaacatttatgttgTGTCTATTTCTGAAGAGGACGTCCACTAA
- the ccdc149b gene encoding coiled-coil domain-containing protein 149-B isoform X2, protein MDPTGKSDGDWQGLLNEFIVCKRKLESKKEALLILSKELDTCQQERDQYKLMANQLRERHQALKKKYRELIDGDLSLPPEKRNQVNLAQLLRDSREKSVQLSEEVKELKQRLAEALGDNKLLRMTITKQRLGDEEIGTRHFPAHEREGLVKQLERAREENEVLEHSVKSLTDELQDVRAERDVFQQKAHRLNVEMNHIVGNDDVRILDIDALCMENRYLHERISQFQEEVNLLKANLIKYKSALESRKNSRINGKPNSSALTGVLSAKQVKELLLSEENGCSLPVTPQSISDLKSLATALLETIHEKNMVIQHQRQINKVLGNRVAELEMKLKTIEVSGLWRLPGGKDGVNSDQVKSSASSGQKDEVSTAERSSEALEDACETEAESGFQANAQSTMETSPQKSLRVSPEEEQQAEIAPPCDVPQDEDCPKETQATKTESDSNVSESQTDTRRLSEDSSAAGEGHEPAEETVESFITNENIYVVSISEEDVH, encoded by the exons ATGGACCCGACCGGGAAGAGCGACGGCGACTGGCAGGGGCTGTTGAACGAG tttatcgTTTGCAAGCGGAAGCTGGAGAGTAAGAAGGAAGCTCTGTTGATTCTGTCCAAAGAGCTGGACACTTGTCAGCAGGAGAGGGATCAGTACAAGCTGATGGCCAACCAGCTGCGGGAGCGACACCAGGCACTCAAGAAGAAGTACAGAGAACTCATT GATGGAGATCTGTCTCTTCCCCCTGAGAAAAGGAATCAA GTAAACTTGGCTCAGCTGTTGAGAGACTCCAGAGAGAAGAGCGTGCAGCTTTCTGAGGAGGTGAAGGAGCTGAAGCAGCGACTGGCAGAAGCTCTGGGGGATAATAAG CTTCTGAGAATGACCATTACCAAACAGAGGCTGGGCGACGAGGAGATCGGCACTCGCCACTTCCCTGCACATGAAAGAGAAGGTCTGGTGAAACAGCTGGAACGAGCCCGAGAGGAG AATGAGGTTCTGGAGCACAGCGTGAAGTCGCTCACGGATGAGCTGCAGGACGTCCGAGCCGAGCGGGACGTGTTTCAGCAGAAAGCTCATCGGCTCAACGTGGAAATGAACCACATCGTGGGAAACGACGACGTCCGGATCCTGGATATAGACGCACTCTGCATGGAGAACag GTATTTGCATGAGAGGATTAGTCAGTTTCAAGAAGAGGTCAACCTTCTCAAAGCAAACCTAATAAAGTACAAG AGTGCATTGGAGAGCAGGAAGAACTCAAGAATCAACGGCAAGCCAAACAGTAGTGCTTTAACTGGAGTGCTTTCAGCTAAACAAG TGAAGGAGCTGTTGCTGTCTGAGGAAAACGGCTGCAGCTTGCCGGTGACTCCTCAGTCCATCTCAGACTTGAAGTCTCTGGCCACGGCTCTCCTGGAAACCATCCACGAGAAGAACATGGTGATCCAACACCAGCGCCAGATAAACAA gGTTCTTGGAAACCGAGTTGCAGAGTTGGAgatgaaactgaaaacaattGAAGTTTCTGGGCTTTGGAGACTTCCAG GAGGAAAAGATGGCGTGAACTCTGACCAAGTTAaatcttctgcttcttctggacAGAAAG ATGAAGTTTCCACCGCAGAGCGCTCCTCTGAAGCTCTGGAGGACGCCTGTGAAACGGAAGCAGAGTCTGGTTTTCAGGCAAACGCACAATCCACGATGGAAACGTCTCCCCAGAAAAGTTTACGGGTGTCACCTGAAGAAGAACAACAAGCAGAAATTGCTCCTCCATGTGACGTGCCACAAGATGAAGACTGTCCTAAAGAAACTCAagctacaaaaacagaaagtgacTCGAATGTGAGCGAGTCCCAGACAGATACCAGACGACTCTCGGAGGACTCTTCAGCAGCAGGAGAGGGTCATGAGCCAGCAGAGGAAACCGTGGAGTCTTTtataacaaatgaaaacatttatgttgTGTCTATTTCTGAAGAGGACGTCCACTAA
- the lgi2b gene encoding leucine-rich repeat LGI family member 2b isoform X1, which translates to MPAALRWLAVLFALWCVCGEAESKRNYKCPSGCSCSKETIICIGTTQIPRTVPNDITSLSIVNGSIAEIAEGIFSLMPFLHLLLVNANSLTMIKDDAFYGLSHLEYLFIEGNKIQTITKNALRGLRALTYLSLANNRMRFLPRDLFFDLDSLMELDLRGNSFQCSCENKWLMTWLKNTNATVSDVPCAGPNDMKGKRLNDVPIPPGECTSTDFVRHQSIPIQSLSGDIFSFKEDIFVALAAPNSNSCVIMEWDHIEMNFRKFDNITGKSVVGCKSVLIENHVLIIVTQLFGGSHIYKFDEQQNKFIKFQTMEVFNISKPNDMEVIKIDGDLYFLIVDSSKAGMSTLYKWKDQPDRNETGFYSYQFLHEWFRDTDAEFVEVDGKSYLILASRSQPPVIYLWNKSTLKFIHHGEIPDVDDVVAVKAFWVEGELYLALACYIGDSKVLKWANKQFTEVLALPSRGAMILQPFTFADRQYLALGSDYSFTQIYLWDSETKTFHKFKDIYVQSPRSFTVVTTDRRSFIFSSSLKGKSIVFEHIFVDLSL; encoded by the exons ATGCCGGCTGCTCTGCGGTGGTTGGCCGTCCTCTTTGCCTTGTGGTGCGTTTGTGGAGAGGCTGAATCCAAAAGGAATTACAAATGCCCTTCAGGATGCTCCTGCTCCAAGGAGACCATCATCTGCATCGGCACTACACAGATCCCCCGGACTGTTCCGAATGACATCACCTCACT AAGCATTGTAAATGGATCCATTGCAGAAATCGCTGAGGGGATCTTTTCACTGATGCCTTTCCTTCATCTGCT GCTTGTAAATGCCAACTCTTTGACCATGATCAAAGACGATGCCTTCTACGGTCTGTCACATCTAGAGTATCT ATTCATTGAAGGAAACAAGATTCAGACCATCACCAAAAATGCCTTGCGAGGACTTCGAGCTTTGACCTATCT CTCGCTGGCAAATAACAGGATGAGGTTTTTGCCAAGAGATCTCTTTTTTGATTTGGACTCATTGATGGAACT AGATCTGCGAGGAAACTCTTTCCAGTGCAGCTGTGAGAACAAGTGGCTGATGACGTggctgaaaaacacaaacgcCACAGTATCAGATGTCCCGTGTGCAGGCCCCAATGACATGAAGGGCAAACGGCTCAATGACGTCCCCATCCCACCCGGTGAATGTACTTCTACAG ACTTTGTGCGTCATCAGTCGATCCCCATTCAGTCTCTGTCAGGAGACATCTTCTCTTTTAAGGAGGACATCTTTGTGGCGTTGGCTGCTCCGAACTCCAACAGCTGTGTGATCATGGAGTGGGATCACATTGAAATGAATTTCAGAAAATTTGACAACATAACAG gGAAATCTGTTGTTGGATGTAAATCGGTTCTGATTGAAAACCACGTCCTAATAATAGTCACCCAGCTCTTTGGCGGTTCCCACATCTACAAGTTTGACGAGCAGCAAAACAAGTTCATCAAGTTTCAAACCATGGAGGTCTTCAACATCTCCAAGCCAAACGATATGGAGGTCATCAAGATAGATGGTGACTTATATTTCCTGATTGTAGACAGCTCCAAGGCTGGCATGTCCACCCTCTACAAGTGGAAAGACCAACCAGATCGCAATGAGACTGGTTTTTATTCCTACCAGTTTCTCCACGAATGGTTTCGTGACACAGATGCAGAGTTTGTGGAGGTAGACGGGAAGTCCTACCTGATATTAGCGAGTCGTTCCCAGCCCCCTGTCATCTACCTGTGGAACAAGAGCACCCTGAAGTTCATACACCACGGTGAAATCCCAGATGTTGATGATGTGGTGGCGGTCAAAGCGTTCTGGGTGGAGGGTGAGTTGTATCTGGCTCTTGCTTGCTACATCGGAGACTCGAAGGTCCTCAAGTGGGCCAACAAGCAGTTCACCGAGGTGCTGGCCCTTCCCTCCCGAGGAGCGATGATCCTCCAACCTTTCACCTTCGCAGACAGACAGTACTTGGCTCTCGGCAGTGATTACTCCTTCACACAAATCTACCTCTGGGATTCGGAGACGAAAACGTTTCACAAATTCAAAGATATCTATGTGCAGTCGCCTCGATCCTTCACCGTGGTGACCACTGATCGCAGGAGCTTCATCTTCTCCTCCAGCCTAAAGGGAAAATCTATCGTTTTTGAGCATATATTTGTAGATCTCAGCTTGTAA
- the lgi2b gene encoding leucine-rich repeat LGI family member 2b isoform X2, whose product MPAALRWLAVLFALWCVCGEAESKRNYKCPSGCSCSKETIICIGTTQIPRTVPNDITSLSIVNGSIAEIAEGIFSLMPFLHLLLVNANSLTMIKDDAFYGLSHLEYLFIEGNKIQTITKNALRGLRALTYLDLRGNSFQCSCENKWLMTWLKNTNATVSDVPCAGPNDMKGKRLNDVPIPPGECTSTDFVRHQSIPIQSLSGDIFSFKEDIFVALAAPNSNSCVIMEWDHIEMNFRKFDNITGKSVVGCKSVLIENHVLIIVTQLFGGSHIYKFDEQQNKFIKFQTMEVFNISKPNDMEVIKIDGDLYFLIVDSSKAGMSTLYKWKDQPDRNETGFYSYQFLHEWFRDTDAEFVEVDGKSYLILASRSQPPVIYLWNKSTLKFIHHGEIPDVDDVVAVKAFWVEGELYLALACYIGDSKVLKWANKQFTEVLALPSRGAMILQPFTFADRQYLALGSDYSFTQIYLWDSETKTFHKFKDIYVQSPRSFTVVTTDRRSFIFSSSLKGKSIVFEHIFVDLSL is encoded by the exons ATGCCGGCTGCTCTGCGGTGGTTGGCCGTCCTCTTTGCCTTGTGGTGCGTTTGTGGAGAGGCTGAATCCAAAAGGAATTACAAATGCCCTTCAGGATGCTCCTGCTCCAAGGAGACCATCATCTGCATCGGCACTACACAGATCCCCCGGACTGTTCCGAATGACATCACCTCACT AAGCATTGTAAATGGATCCATTGCAGAAATCGCTGAGGGGATCTTTTCACTGATGCCTTTCCTTCATCTGCT GCTTGTAAATGCCAACTCTTTGACCATGATCAAAGACGATGCCTTCTACGGTCTGTCACATCTAGAGTATCT ATTCATTGAAGGAAACAAGATTCAGACCATCACCAAAAATGCCTTGCGAGGACTTCGAGCTTTGACCTATCT AGATCTGCGAGGAAACTCTTTCCAGTGCAGCTGTGAGAACAAGTGGCTGATGACGTggctgaaaaacacaaacgcCACAGTATCAGATGTCCCGTGTGCAGGCCCCAATGACATGAAGGGCAAACGGCTCAATGACGTCCCCATCCCACCCGGTGAATGTACTTCTACAG ACTTTGTGCGTCATCAGTCGATCCCCATTCAGTCTCTGTCAGGAGACATCTTCTCTTTTAAGGAGGACATCTTTGTGGCGTTGGCTGCTCCGAACTCCAACAGCTGTGTGATCATGGAGTGGGATCACATTGAAATGAATTTCAGAAAATTTGACAACATAACAG gGAAATCTGTTGTTGGATGTAAATCGGTTCTGATTGAAAACCACGTCCTAATAATAGTCACCCAGCTCTTTGGCGGTTCCCACATCTACAAGTTTGACGAGCAGCAAAACAAGTTCATCAAGTTTCAAACCATGGAGGTCTTCAACATCTCCAAGCCAAACGATATGGAGGTCATCAAGATAGATGGTGACTTATATTTCCTGATTGTAGACAGCTCCAAGGCTGGCATGTCCACCCTCTACAAGTGGAAAGACCAACCAGATCGCAATGAGACTGGTTTTTATTCCTACCAGTTTCTCCACGAATGGTTTCGTGACACAGATGCAGAGTTTGTGGAGGTAGACGGGAAGTCCTACCTGATATTAGCGAGTCGTTCCCAGCCCCCTGTCATCTACCTGTGGAACAAGAGCACCCTGAAGTTCATACACCACGGTGAAATCCCAGATGTTGATGATGTGGTGGCGGTCAAAGCGTTCTGGGTGGAGGGTGAGTTGTATCTGGCTCTTGCTTGCTACATCGGAGACTCGAAGGTCCTCAAGTGGGCCAACAAGCAGTTCACCGAGGTGCTGGCCCTTCCCTCCCGAGGAGCGATGATCCTCCAACCTTTCACCTTCGCAGACAGACAGTACTTGGCTCTCGGCAGTGATTACTCCTTCACACAAATCTACCTCTGGGATTCGGAGACGAAAACGTTTCACAAATTCAAAGATATCTATGTGCAGTCGCCTCGATCCTTCACCGTGGTGACCACTGATCGCAGGAGCTTCATCTTCTCCTCCAGCCTAAAGGGAAAATCTATCGTTTTTGAGCATATATTTGTAGATCTCAGCTTGTAA